A genomic window from Pocillopora verrucosa isolate sample1 chromosome 7, ASM3666991v2, whole genome shotgun sequence includes:
- the LOC131796645 gene encoding uncharacterized protein isoform X2, whose protein sequence is MRVSEEEKRWIVVLIATNKILTPLLRDLVPKEIEKLRSFLNNYLQNISTPCNLQTLTYSICHTDPLLKGLAFQNINNNHEIKTRKKGKGKKKRKETKYDYSIKSLVDLAKLYLPSSNAKYVVFGDSMDLSAALNLLGNNKYPTQVFVSSNPSLNIKPLVDEFRITVRNPGAHFIEKPWTEHFMNECFEKLEALVKALVPAHQEKEALDQLHLWKTKGWQLIIAKDLSDLMKTSSQNQDANLHSPTDTKELMSILVTLLAQCSSLDMPVYSAEECSDLAEKHRDNLNRILREAVENLKKANQAANDFSEEASHMNEESGDEICEGSTSSGISKNTINSSRGRKRSKGHKNEGRKRSKGHKNEEDLPENQLHLERINPDIVLFKFQSRAPFNIQFMGKLPEEMESGVADFENLEKGVSLVKMDDKTLLGGALPQSSQPGAFKVTVHSENRRRYLGETKIVYIDLVEEMLGQVISCPKAFLEFIMAIIPRLNEHFKGGASYAENHTNDGPSGLEKSSLSVQLLQRFIYAAAKVNAVWFIRLIFDLPAGKIVFDTYKGRPLLPEYVARAHGHNEIAEYLEDVTKRYSESVINWQEIVTAIEATQENPNSSTEGVFKETFSSHNREKFLEETIVADTELIEETLKQAISFPKTMLQYIQVAIPCLNVHSEGGASDGEYHTNGGPSGWEKPSLSVQLLQRFVYAAAKVNAVWFIRLIFDLPAGRKVFDSYKGRPLLPEYVARAHGHNEIAEYLEDVAKRYSGSERTDEEKCNVINWQEIVTAIEATQENPNSFSKIMKTGKNTDSHEARCNDWKSRSSSQQVRGKELRSNFSDEQLNYFKFSLIVTKEFPRALRQTFRTMWDNKFGNMTGFKPWDDSPDVRKLFLMAEGGKTRVPTHLSYEEWDFLSLIHATIHARSFTGPYSKGQPLKLPHDKFLASVVSPVGYDLESSLHAIHQLRLLRNLFCHSLKAEIDKETFDHFVQQAKEAFIALGIATDKIDAIASTASDWFPWVPCEVEGGIRQEILADVERFGGCKRKLKRKIDDLEQEHDKRTIVGPSGREKSSLSVQLLQRFIYAAAKVNAVWFIRLIFDLPAGRIVFDSYKGRPLLPEYVARARGHDEIAEYLEDVTKRYSGSERTDEEKCNVIDWQEIVTAIEATQENPKGTFKEKVSSHNREKFLEETIVADTELIEETLKQAISFPKMMLQFIQVAIPCLNVHSEGGASDAENHTNGGPSGWEKPSLSVQLLQRFVYAAAKVNAVWFIRLIFDLPAGRIVFDSYKGRPLLPEYVARARGHNEIAEYLEDVTKRYSGSERTDEEKCNVINWQEIVTAIEATQENPNSFSEIMKTGEKTAPSQKVREKERRSNLSDKQLNYFKFAQIVTTEFPRALRQTFRTMWDNKFGNMTGSKSWDDSPDVRKLFLKAEGGKTRVPTHLSYEEWDFVALTHATIHARSFAKPDSKGQRHKLPHGKFNASVMSPVGYDLESSLHAIHQLRLLRNLFCHSLKAEIDKETFDHYVQQTKEAFIALGIATDKIDAIALKESDSPPPVPCEVEDGIRQEVVTDVKYLEGFRGNKSEEIITMLKQKIEDLQQEHRQTIKLVGRKKSIFTDLLHRLMVAL, encoded by the exons ATGAGAGTATCTGAGGAAGAAAAGAGGTGGATTGTGGTTCTGATAGCCACCAACAAAATTTTAACTCCATTGTTGAGGGATCTCGTGCCTAAAGAAATTGAGAAACTGAGGAGTTTCTTAAATAactatttacaaaatatttcaacaccatgCAATCTACAGACATTGACATATTCGATATGTCACACAGATCCTCTCCTTAAAGGCTTGGCATTTCAAAACATAAACAACAACCACGaaatcaaaacaagaaagaaaggaaaaggcaaaAAGAAACGAAAGGAAACTAAATACGACTACTCAATCAAGAGCCTGGTGGATCTTGCCAAGTTATATCTTCCTAGTTCCAATGCAAAGTATGTGGTATTTGGCGATTCCATGGATCTGAGCGCTGCTCTAAACCTTTTGGGAAATAACAAATACCCCACCCAAGTATTTGTGTCATCAAATCCTTCACTAAATATTAAGCCGCTGGTCGATGAATTCAGGATAACAGTTAGAAATCCTGGGGCACATTTTATCGAGAAACCCTGGACGGAACATTTCATGAACGAGTGCTTTGAAAAGCTCGAGGCTTTGGTCAAGGCTCTTGTACCTGCCCATCAAGAAAAGGAAGCTTTGGATCAACTTCACCTATGGAAAACGAAAG GCTGGCAGCTGATCATAGCTAAAGATTTGTCTGACCTCATGAAGACCTCCTCGCAAAATCAAGACGCAAATCTACACTCGCCTACAGACACAAAAGAGCTTATGTCCATCCTGGTGACCCTTTTGGCTCAATGCAGTTCTTTGGATATGCCTGTTTATTCGGCGGAGGAGTGTTCGGACTTGGCTGAGAAACATCGAGATAACCTGAATAGAATTCTTAGAGAGGctgttgaaaatttaaaaaaagcaaatcaag CAGCAAATGACTTCTCTGAAGAAGCATCCCACATGAATGAG gaaAGTGGTGATGAGATATGTGAAGGCTCCACCTCTAGTGGAATATCAAAAAACACCATCAACTCTTCAAGAG GACGAAAACGATCCAAAGGCCATAAAAACGAAG GACGAAAACGATCCAAAGGCCATAAAAACGAAG AAGATTTGCCTGAAAACCAACTCCATTTGGAACGCATCAATCCAGACATCGTTCTTTTTAAG tttcaGAGCAGAGCGCCATTTAACATCCAATTTATGGGAAAGCTTCCAGAAGAGATGGAATCCGGAGTTGCGGATTTTGAAAATCTAGAAAAGGGAGTAAGCCTAGTGAAGATGGATGACAAGACCTTGTTAGGAGGAGCTCTTCCAC AGTCATCACAACCAGGTGCCTTTAAAGTAACAGTCCACTCGGAAAATCGAAGAAGGTATTTGGGGGAGACAAAAATTGTGTACATAGATTTGGTAGAGGAGATGTTGGGACAAGTAATCAGTTGCCCAAAAGCGTTTCTGGAATTCATTATGGCTATCATTCCACGCCTGAATGAACATTTTAAAGGAGGTGCTTCCTACGCAGAAAATCATACGAATGATG GGCCTTCTGGTTTGGAAAAATCTTCTTTGTCAGTTCAGCTCCTACAAAGGTTCATTTACGCGGCAGCCAAAGTAAACGCTGTTTGGTTTATTCGACTTATCTTTGACCTACCCGCCGGAAAAATAGTATTTGATACGTACAAAGGAAGACCGCTTTTACCAGAATATGTCGCGAGAGCACATGGCCACAATGAAATCGCCGAATACTTGGAAGATGTGACCAAAAG ATACTCTGAAAGTGTCATAAATTGGCAGGAAATCGTTACAGCCATTGAGGCAACACAAGAAAATCCGA ACTCATCAACAGAAggtgtttttaaagaaacattcTCCTCACATAATCGAGAAAAGTTTTTGGAGGAGACAATAGTTGCGGATACAGAGTTGATAGAGGAGACGTTGAAACAAGCAATCAGTTTCCCAAAAACGATGCTGCAATACATTCAGGTTGCCATTCCATGCTTGAATGTACATTCTGAAGGAGGTGCTTCCGACGGAGAATATCATACGAATGGCG GGCCTTCTGGTTGGGAAAAACCTTCATTGTCAGTTCAGCTCCTACAAAGGTTCGTCTACGCAGCAGCCAAAGTAAACGCTGTTTGGTTTATTCGACTTATCTTTGACCTACCCGCCGGAAGAAAAGTATTTGATTCGTACAAAGGAAGACCGCTTTTACCAGAATATGTCGCGAGAGCACATGGCCACAATGAAATCGCCGAATACTTGGAAGATGTGGCCAAAAG ATACTCTGGAAGTGAGAGAACAGATGAGGAGAAGTGCAACGTCATAAATTGGCAGGAAATCGTTACAGCCATTGAGGCAACACAAGAAAATCCGA ACTCCTTTAGCAAGATCatgaaaactggaaaaaacacAGATAGTCATGAAGCACGGTGTAACGATTGGAAGTCCCGCTCTTCATCTCAACAAGTACGTGGAAAAGAGCTCAGGTCAAACTTCAGTGACGAGCAGCTGAACTACTTCAAGTTTTCACTGATTGTAACCAAAGAATTTCCCAGAGCCTTGCGTCAAACGTTTCGAACCATGTGGGACAACAAGTTTGGAAATATGACTGGATTTAAACCATGGGATGACTCCCCGGATGTAAGAAAGTTGTTTCTTATGGCAGAGGGCGGCAAAACCAGAGTTCCTACACACCTCTCATATGAAGAGTGGGACTTCCTCTCCCTGATCCATGCCACCATCCACGCACGATCCTTTACTGGGCCATATAGTAAAGGTCAACCTCTTAAACTGCCGCATGATAAGTTCCTTGCATCTGTGGTGAGCCCGGTTGGATATGATTTAGAATCCTCATTACACGCCATTCATCAGCTTCGACTGCTGCGAAATTTGTTTTGCCACTCATTAAAGGCCgaaattgataaagaaacatttgacCACTTCGTACAGCAAGCTAAAGAAGCTTTCATCGCTCTTGGAATTGCGACAGATAAAATTGATGCCATCGCCTCGACAGCGTCCGACTGGTTCCCTTGGGTACCTTGCGAAGTAGAGGGTGGTATCAGACAGGAGATTCTTGCCGATGTCGAGCGTTTCGGAGGTTGTAAACGAAAGTTGAAGCGGAAGATTGACGATTTGGAGCAAGAACACGACAAGAGAA cgATTGTAGGGCCTTCTGGTCGGGAAAAATCTTCATTGTCAGTTCAGCTCCTACAAAGGTTCATCTACGCGGCCGCCAAAGTAAACGCTGTTTGGTTTATTCGACTTATCTTTGACCTACCCGCCGGAAGAATAGTATTTGATTCGTACAAAGGAAGACCGCTTTTACCAGAATATGTCGCGAGAGCACGTGGCCACGATGAAATCGCCGAGTACTTGGAAGATGTGACCAAAAG ATACTCTGGAAGTGAGAGAACAGATGAGGAGAAGTGCAACGTCATAGATTGGCAGGAAATCGTTACAGCCATTGAGGCAACACAAGAAAATCCGA AAggtacttttaaagaaaaagtcTCCTCACATAATCGAGAAAAGTTTTTGGAGGAGACAATAGTTGCGGATACAGAGTTGATAGAGGAGACGTTGAAACAAGCAATCAGTTTCCCAAAAATGATGCTGCAATTCATTCAGGTTGCCATTCCATGCCTGAATGTACATTCTGAAGGAGGTGCTTCCGACGCAGAAAATCATACGAATGGCG GGCCTTCTGGTTGGGAAAAACCTTCATTGTCAGTTCAGCTCCTACAAAGGTTCGTCTACGCAGCGGCCAAAGTAAACGCTGTTTGGTTTATTCGACTTATCTTTGACCTACCCGCCGGAAGAATAGTATTTGATTCGTACAAAGGAAGACCGCTTTTACCAGAATATGTCGCGAGAGCACGTGGCCACAATGAAATCGCCGAATACTTGGAAGATGTGACCAAAAG ATACTCTGGAAGTGAGAGAACAGATGAGGAGAAGTGCAACGTCATAAATTGGCAGGAAATCGTTACAGCCATTGAGGCAACACAAGAAAATCCAA ACTCCTTTAGCGAGATCATGAAAACTGGAGAAAAAACAGCTCCATCTCAAAAAGTACGTGAAAAAGAGCGAAGGTCAAACCTCAGTGACAAGCAGCTGAACTACTTCAAGTTTGCTCAGATTGTAACCACAGAATTTCCTAGAGCCTTGCGTCAAACGTTTCGAACCATGTGGGACAACAAGTTTGGAAATATGACTGGATCTAAATCATGGGATGACTCCCCGGATGTAAGAAAGTTGTTTCTTAAGGCAGAGGGCGGCAAAACCAGAGTTCCTACACACCTCTCATATGAAGAGTGGGACTTCGTCGCCCTGACCCATGCCACCATCCACGCACGATCCTTTGCTAAGCCAGATAGTAAAGGTCAACGTCATAAACTACCGCATGGTAAGTTCAATGCATCTGTGATGAGTCCGGTTGGATATGATTTAGAATCCTCATTACACGCCATTCATCAGCTTCGACTGCTGCGAAATTTGTTTTGCCACTCATTAAAGGCCgaaattgataaagaaacatttgacCACTACGTACagcaaactaaagaagctttcaTCGCTCTTGGAATTGCAACAGATAAAATTGACGCCATCGCTTTGAAGGAGTCAGACTCGCCCCCCCCAGTGCCTTGCGAAGTAGAGGATGGTATCAGACAGGAGGTTGTTACTGATGTCAAGTATCTCGAGGGCTTCAGAGGCAACAAAAGCGAGGAGATCATTACGATGTTGAAGCAGAAGATTGAGGATTTGCAGCAAGAACACCGCCAGACAATAAAGCTTGTTGGAcgaaaaaaatcgattttcaCAGATTTGCTACATAGGCTAATGGTGGCACTCTAA
- the LOC131796645 gene encoding uncharacterized protein isoform X1 produces MRVSEEEKRWIVVLIATNKILTPLLRDLVPKEIEKLRSFLNNYLQNISTPCNLQTLTYSICHTDPLLKGLAFQNINNNHEIKTRKKGKGKKKRKETKYDYSIKSLVDLAKLYLPSSNAKYVVFGDSMDLSAALNLLGNNKYPTQVFVSSNPSLNIKPLVDEFRITVRNPGAHFIEKPWTEHFMNECFEKLEALVKALVPAHQEKEALDQLHLWKTKGWQLIIAKDLSDLMKTSSQNQDANLHSPTDTKELMSILVTLLAQCSSLDMPVYSAEECSDLAEKHRDNLNRILREAVENLKKANQAANDFSEEASHMNEESGDEICEGSTSSGISKNTINSSRGRKRSKGHKNEGRKRSKGHKNEAEDLPENQLHLERINPDIVLFKFQSRAPFNIQFMGKLPEEMESGVADFENLEKGVSLVKMDDKTLLGGALPQSSQPGAFKVTVHSENRRRYLGETKIVYIDLVEEMLGQVISCPKAFLEFIMAIIPRLNEHFKGGASYAENHTNDGPSGLEKSSLSVQLLQRFIYAAAKVNAVWFIRLIFDLPAGKIVFDTYKGRPLLPEYVARAHGHNEIAEYLEDVTKRYSESVINWQEIVTAIEATQENPNSSTEGVFKETFSSHNREKFLEETIVADTELIEETLKQAISFPKTMLQYIQVAIPCLNVHSEGGASDGEYHTNGGPSGWEKPSLSVQLLQRFVYAAAKVNAVWFIRLIFDLPAGRKVFDSYKGRPLLPEYVARAHGHNEIAEYLEDVAKRYSGSERTDEEKCNVINWQEIVTAIEATQENPNSFSKIMKTGKNTDSHEARCNDWKSRSSSQQVRGKELRSNFSDEQLNYFKFSLIVTKEFPRALRQTFRTMWDNKFGNMTGFKPWDDSPDVRKLFLMAEGGKTRVPTHLSYEEWDFLSLIHATIHARSFTGPYSKGQPLKLPHDKFLASVVSPVGYDLESSLHAIHQLRLLRNLFCHSLKAEIDKETFDHFVQQAKEAFIALGIATDKIDAIASTASDWFPWVPCEVEGGIRQEILADVERFGGCKRKLKRKIDDLEQEHDKRTIVGPSGREKSSLSVQLLQRFIYAAAKVNAVWFIRLIFDLPAGRIVFDSYKGRPLLPEYVARARGHDEIAEYLEDVTKRYSGSERTDEEKCNVIDWQEIVTAIEATQENPKGTFKEKVSSHNREKFLEETIVADTELIEETLKQAISFPKMMLQFIQVAIPCLNVHSEGGASDAENHTNGGPSGWEKPSLSVQLLQRFVYAAAKVNAVWFIRLIFDLPAGRIVFDSYKGRPLLPEYVARARGHNEIAEYLEDVTKRYSGSERTDEEKCNVINWQEIVTAIEATQENPNSFSEIMKTGEKTAPSQKVREKERRSNLSDKQLNYFKFAQIVTTEFPRALRQTFRTMWDNKFGNMTGSKSWDDSPDVRKLFLKAEGGKTRVPTHLSYEEWDFVALTHATIHARSFAKPDSKGQRHKLPHGKFNASVMSPVGYDLESSLHAIHQLRLLRNLFCHSLKAEIDKETFDHYVQQTKEAFIALGIATDKIDAIALKESDSPPPVPCEVEDGIRQEVVTDVKYLEGFRGNKSEEIITMLKQKIEDLQQEHRQTIKLVGRKKSIFTDLLHRLMVAL; encoded by the exons ATGAGAGTATCTGAGGAAGAAAAGAGGTGGATTGTGGTTCTGATAGCCACCAACAAAATTTTAACTCCATTGTTGAGGGATCTCGTGCCTAAAGAAATTGAGAAACTGAGGAGTTTCTTAAATAactatttacaaaatatttcaacaccatgCAATCTACAGACATTGACATATTCGATATGTCACACAGATCCTCTCCTTAAAGGCTTGGCATTTCAAAACATAAACAACAACCACGaaatcaaaacaagaaagaaaggaaaaggcaaaAAGAAACGAAAGGAAACTAAATACGACTACTCAATCAAGAGCCTGGTGGATCTTGCCAAGTTATATCTTCCTAGTTCCAATGCAAAGTATGTGGTATTTGGCGATTCCATGGATCTGAGCGCTGCTCTAAACCTTTTGGGAAATAACAAATACCCCACCCAAGTATTTGTGTCATCAAATCCTTCACTAAATATTAAGCCGCTGGTCGATGAATTCAGGATAACAGTTAGAAATCCTGGGGCACATTTTATCGAGAAACCCTGGACGGAACATTTCATGAACGAGTGCTTTGAAAAGCTCGAGGCTTTGGTCAAGGCTCTTGTACCTGCCCATCAAGAAAAGGAAGCTTTGGATCAACTTCACCTATGGAAAACGAAAG GCTGGCAGCTGATCATAGCTAAAGATTTGTCTGACCTCATGAAGACCTCCTCGCAAAATCAAGACGCAAATCTACACTCGCCTACAGACACAAAAGAGCTTATGTCCATCCTGGTGACCCTTTTGGCTCAATGCAGTTCTTTGGATATGCCTGTTTATTCGGCGGAGGAGTGTTCGGACTTGGCTGAGAAACATCGAGATAACCTGAATAGAATTCTTAGAGAGGctgttgaaaatttaaaaaaagcaaatcaag CAGCAAATGACTTCTCTGAAGAAGCATCCCACATGAATGAG gaaAGTGGTGATGAGATATGTGAAGGCTCCACCTCTAGTGGAATATCAAAAAACACCATCAACTCTTCAAGAG GACGAAAACGATCCAAAGGCCATAAAAACGAAG GACGAAAACGATCCAAAGGCCATAAAAACGAAG CAGAAGATTTGCCTGAAAACCAACTCCATTTGGAACGCATCAATCCAGACATCGTTCTTTTTAAG tttcaGAGCAGAGCGCCATTTAACATCCAATTTATGGGAAAGCTTCCAGAAGAGATGGAATCCGGAGTTGCGGATTTTGAAAATCTAGAAAAGGGAGTAAGCCTAGTGAAGATGGATGACAAGACCTTGTTAGGAGGAGCTCTTCCAC AGTCATCACAACCAGGTGCCTTTAAAGTAACAGTCCACTCGGAAAATCGAAGAAGGTATTTGGGGGAGACAAAAATTGTGTACATAGATTTGGTAGAGGAGATGTTGGGACAAGTAATCAGTTGCCCAAAAGCGTTTCTGGAATTCATTATGGCTATCATTCCACGCCTGAATGAACATTTTAAAGGAGGTGCTTCCTACGCAGAAAATCATACGAATGATG GGCCTTCTGGTTTGGAAAAATCTTCTTTGTCAGTTCAGCTCCTACAAAGGTTCATTTACGCGGCAGCCAAAGTAAACGCTGTTTGGTTTATTCGACTTATCTTTGACCTACCCGCCGGAAAAATAGTATTTGATACGTACAAAGGAAGACCGCTTTTACCAGAATATGTCGCGAGAGCACATGGCCACAATGAAATCGCCGAATACTTGGAAGATGTGACCAAAAG ATACTCTGAAAGTGTCATAAATTGGCAGGAAATCGTTACAGCCATTGAGGCAACACAAGAAAATCCGA ACTCATCAACAGAAggtgtttttaaagaaacattcTCCTCACATAATCGAGAAAAGTTTTTGGAGGAGACAATAGTTGCGGATACAGAGTTGATAGAGGAGACGTTGAAACAAGCAATCAGTTTCCCAAAAACGATGCTGCAATACATTCAGGTTGCCATTCCATGCTTGAATGTACATTCTGAAGGAGGTGCTTCCGACGGAGAATATCATACGAATGGCG GGCCTTCTGGTTGGGAAAAACCTTCATTGTCAGTTCAGCTCCTACAAAGGTTCGTCTACGCAGCAGCCAAAGTAAACGCTGTTTGGTTTATTCGACTTATCTTTGACCTACCCGCCGGAAGAAAAGTATTTGATTCGTACAAAGGAAGACCGCTTTTACCAGAATATGTCGCGAGAGCACATGGCCACAATGAAATCGCCGAATACTTGGAAGATGTGGCCAAAAG ATACTCTGGAAGTGAGAGAACAGATGAGGAGAAGTGCAACGTCATAAATTGGCAGGAAATCGTTACAGCCATTGAGGCAACACAAGAAAATCCGA ACTCCTTTAGCAAGATCatgaaaactggaaaaaacacAGATAGTCATGAAGCACGGTGTAACGATTGGAAGTCCCGCTCTTCATCTCAACAAGTACGTGGAAAAGAGCTCAGGTCAAACTTCAGTGACGAGCAGCTGAACTACTTCAAGTTTTCACTGATTGTAACCAAAGAATTTCCCAGAGCCTTGCGTCAAACGTTTCGAACCATGTGGGACAACAAGTTTGGAAATATGACTGGATTTAAACCATGGGATGACTCCCCGGATGTAAGAAAGTTGTTTCTTATGGCAGAGGGCGGCAAAACCAGAGTTCCTACACACCTCTCATATGAAGAGTGGGACTTCCTCTCCCTGATCCATGCCACCATCCACGCACGATCCTTTACTGGGCCATATAGTAAAGGTCAACCTCTTAAACTGCCGCATGATAAGTTCCTTGCATCTGTGGTGAGCCCGGTTGGATATGATTTAGAATCCTCATTACACGCCATTCATCAGCTTCGACTGCTGCGAAATTTGTTTTGCCACTCATTAAAGGCCgaaattgataaagaaacatttgacCACTTCGTACAGCAAGCTAAAGAAGCTTTCATCGCTCTTGGAATTGCGACAGATAAAATTGATGCCATCGCCTCGACAGCGTCCGACTGGTTCCCTTGGGTACCTTGCGAAGTAGAGGGTGGTATCAGACAGGAGATTCTTGCCGATGTCGAGCGTTTCGGAGGTTGTAAACGAAAGTTGAAGCGGAAGATTGACGATTTGGAGCAAGAACACGACAAGAGAA cgATTGTAGGGCCTTCTGGTCGGGAAAAATCTTCATTGTCAGTTCAGCTCCTACAAAGGTTCATCTACGCGGCCGCCAAAGTAAACGCTGTTTGGTTTATTCGACTTATCTTTGACCTACCCGCCGGAAGAATAGTATTTGATTCGTACAAAGGAAGACCGCTTTTACCAGAATATGTCGCGAGAGCACGTGGCCACGATGAAATCGCCGAGTACTTGGAAGATGTGACCAAAAG ATACTCTGGAAGTGAGAGAACAGATGAGGAGAAGTGCAACGTCATAGATTGGCAGGAAATCGTTACAGCCATTGAGGCAACACAAGAAAATCCGA AAggtacttttaaagaaaaagtcTCCTCACATAATCGAGAAAAGTTTTTGGAGGAGACAATAGTTGCGGATACAGAGTTGATAGAGGAGACGTTGAAACAAGCAATCAGTTTCCCAAAAATGATGCTGCAATTCATTCAGGTTGCCATTCCATGCCTGAATGTACATTCTGAAGGAGGTGCTTCCGACGCAGAAAATCATACGAATGGCG GGCCTTCTGGTTGGGAAAAACCTTCATTGTCAGTTCAGCTCCTACAAAGGTTCGTCTACGCAGCGGCCAAAGTAAACGCTGTTTGGTTTATTCGACTTATCTTTGACCTACCCGCCGGAAGAATAGTATTTGATTCGTACAAAGGAAGACCGCTTTTACCAGAATATGTCGCGAGAGCACGTGGCCACAATGAAATCGCCGAATACTTGGAAGATGTGACCAAAAG ATACTCTGGAAGTGAGAGAACAGATGAGGAGAAGTGCAACGTCATAAATTGGCAGGAAATCGTTACAGCCATTGAGGCAACACAAGAAAATCCAA ACTCCTTTAGCGAGATCATGAAAACTGGAGAAAAAACAGCTCCATCTCAAAAAGTACGTGAAAAAGAGCGAAGGTCAAACCTCAGTGACAAGCAGCTGAACTACTTCAAGTTTGCTCAGATTGTAACCACAGAATTTCCTAGAGCCTTGCGTCAAACGTTTCGAACCATGTGGGACAACAAGTTTGGAAATATGACTGGATCTAAATCATGGGATGACTCCCCGGATGTAAGAAAGTTGTTTCTTAAGGCAGAGGGCGGCAAAACCAGAGTTCCTACACACCTCTCATATGAAGAGTGGGACTTCGTCGCCCTGACCCATGCCACCATCCACGCACGATCCTTTGCTAAGCCAGATAGTAAAGGTCAACGTCATAAACTACCGCATGGTAAGTTCAATGCATCTGTGATGAGTCCGGTTGGATATGATTTAGAATCCTCATTACACGCCATTCATCAGCTTCGACTGCTGCGAAATTTGTTTTGCCACTCATTAAAGGCCgaaattgataaagaaacatttgacCACTACGTACagcaaactaaagaagctttcaTCGCTCTTGGAATTGCAACAGATAAAATTGACGCCATCGCTTTGAAGGAGTCAGACTCGCCCCCCCCAGTGCCTTGCGAAGTAGAGGATGGTATCAGACAGGAGGTTGTTACTGATGTCAAGTATCTCGAGGGCTTCAGAGGCAACAAAAGCGAGGAGATCATTACGATGTTGAAGCAGAAGATTGAGGATTTGCAGCAAGAACACCGCCAGACAATAAAGCTTGTTGGAcgaaaaaaatcgattttcaCAGATTTGCTACATAGGCTAATGGTGGCACTCTAA